The following DNA comes from Triticum aestivum cultivar Chinese Spring chromosome 3D, IWGSC CS RefSeq v2.1, whole genome shotgun sequence.
TTGTCCAAAAAGAAAACCTCATTAATCAGGTATAGATTGCTTCGGTCAGCTTGTACCACAAAGAGATTGGAACATAAAATCCTTTTATCAGTAAAAATTTCTGCAAAATCACTGGTCTTGAAAAGTGATCTCCTTTAATTATACGACCACAAATATATTTTATAAGTTCATTTAAGGTAATAAAAATATTGAATCTTCATAAACTTATAAAATTATTTTATAACTTGAGTGTTATTTCAAGTGCCGGGGCAATGTACTCCCCTGTACAACAAGCACATTAATCTTAATCACCGTCCATCGGCCACCAGACCACGATTTGTCTGTAACAATATTATAATATCGTTCactttggtttacatttgaaatcTCCATTATGCAGGAACACAACATGAAAAGAAAAGGTGGGCCACATAGCAAGGAATGTGAGAAACCTGCCAAGGTGGTTAAAACAAATCAAATATGCACTCCAACAAGGTGATCCATTACTAATCTTGAATATTTTATATGTGAAATCCCACTAATATTTTAAAAAACAAAGCAATTCCAGTTACGCACTCTGAGGTTCCTAATTGGTTGTAGCTTTCACGAGAAAAACTATATTTTAATTTTTAATCTTATTGATGCAAATCCAGACAATCAGCAAAAATCGCAAGATTGGAAAGGGTAATGAAACTTCAAGAGAATAAAAACAGACGATCTTCAATCATACATGGAGGTCTGCCAGATTCCGCGAACATACACAAAGGACAACCTTTGCTCCACGTGAAGTAAGAAAATCTTCACGAAGTTTCTCTCTTATGCATCTTATCATCCATTTGGTTCAATTATATTTCTCAATTCAAATGCTAAACTTTAACATTAATGATGCATGGCTGGTATTACATCATACAGGAAGCaactgttagagttataatataagtcatgtacccctttgtatttatcccattgtataaggggtttcctgcatatgttccacacctgtacatgtatatatatcggcctatggcctcatgggaatacaggttgcatatttcctaacatggtattagagccctATGGTTTTTTTTCGCACACCGCAACTCGTGCTCTTCTGATCCCATCTCTTGCTGCCGCTATCCTTCGTCGGCCGGCCGTCGTTGTTCCTCTCACCCACACACTCACGTGCTGTGCTCCCTCCCTCTCTCGTCGCTGCTTTTCCGTGCCTCAAACCGCTGCCGCCGTCCAGATCGCCCCAACCCATCTCGCTGCAGATCGACGCCGCTTGGATTGGGGCGGGCCcctgcgccgccgtccgccactTGCCCGCCTCCGTCGCTGTCCGGCAGCCGTCCTCTCGCCAGCCCGCCGTGTAGCGCGTGCAGGAAGTCAGCCGCCGCTGCGATCGGTTCGTGGCCTCTTCGTGCGTTGACCTGGACATCGTTCCTTTGGGCCACGCCTTGGACGATTTTTGGGCCTGGCTGGCTGTTGGCCTGCTGCCTTGGGCATCTGCTGTAACTCCTCACGCCACGTCGTTCTGGTGGCTTGGCTAGCTTGTGCTTGTCCACTTGCGGCTGCTGCACCATCTTCCTCCCGTGCAGGCCCGTGACGTGGTGCATCAGCCTCCTCCACTTGTTGTCATCTGATCTGCTCCGCCGCCGCCTACTGGTCCCGATCTGATTTGCTCGGCCGCTCTGTTGGCTGTTTGACTGGTTGCCTTCtgtaaaaaaaaaaagaaaaaaaaaagcatAATGTTGTCGGTGCTTGGTGCTCGTCCGTATGTGCTATCGTCCCCTGTGGCAACTCTCGCACGTGGTGATTGTCGCTCTACATCGACTCCTCCTGCGACTTTCATCGGTGATTATCGTTCTACACCGGCTCCTCTCACGGCCCCCATCGGATGTGTTGATGCATATGACTCTATTGACCCGCGTCTTCCTTTGGCGCTTGGGGCTTGTCTGCATGTGCCCTCGTCTCCTTCACCGGCCTCTACGGATGATGTTGGTTATGCTATGTCGCCTCCTCTGGCGGCTTCCACAGGTGGTGGTGGGCCTGGTGGCCGCTCCTCTCCCAGTGCTACTGCGTCGTCTACTTCAGCTATGTACTTCACCGAGCAGGAGATTGTGGGACTTCGTGGTTTGCTGACCGCCTCCGGCTCTTCATTGCCGGGTGCATCTACGTCGACCTCTTCAGTTGAGCTCCTGACTGAGCAGGAGATTACGCGCCTTCGGTGCTTGCTCGCTGCATGCTCTGGTTCTTCACCGACGAGTTCTGCTGGTTCTGCTACTGACTCCTCTGGCATTGTGAGACCACCTTcaacacagtcaggtacatctccatggattcttgatactggagcatcttttCATATGACTCATGATTCATCCACCTTGTCTTCTATTCGTGCTCTTGATTCTCCTATTCATGTTCTTACTGCTGATGGTACCTCCctcccgttcgagtgctgaggctgagttgcgagccatggctcttttgacggcagaggtgacttggttacggtggttacttcaggattttggtgtttctgtcactacaccgactctcTACACTGActctgctcttatctgacagtacaggtgctattagcattgcgcgcgatcctgtgaagcatgagctcaccaagcatattggtgttgatgctttctatgtgcgcgctggtgtgcaggatcaggttattgctcttcagtatgtgccttccgagttacagttggcggatttcctgacgaaggcccagactagagcacaacatggcttttatctctccaaactcagtgttgttcatccaccatgagtttgagggggggtgttaagagttataatataagtcatgtacctctttgtatttatcccgttgtataaggggtttcctgcatatgttccacacctgtacatgtatatatatcggcctatggcctcatgggaatacaagttgcatatttcctaacagCAACATTATGTACCTTTCTTATGCTATCCACATCTACTCTGCTATCTATGTGCTCAAATCTTCAAGTGCGGCTAATTTAGAATGGTCCACCAAATCTCAAAAAAAAAATACACATAACAATGAACTATAGCCAATGCAAAAAAAAATGTTAAATTAACACAAGGAGTAATAAGTTCATTCTGCCAGACAAAAAATAATCTCTTAATTCTACTAATTAGTATTTATGTTTATGCAGGGCAAGTAACTCAAGAGAAAAGGCAAAAGAGGCAAGACGACATAGGAAAAGAATAATGCAAGCCAAGAAGCTTGCACAAATATCGACAAAAGAAGGAGAAATGATTGGCCAGGCTGGTAATACTATGAGGTAACGAACAAGAAATTACAATCAGGATCTAAAATTTGGAGATTCGTGAATCTGATAATTTCTGCTATGTGCGTGTACAACTCAAAAGGTAATAAAATATCTACTACATCAAAATCGGTGAGAAAGAAACAAAGACAACATTTGTAAGTTCTATCAAGTTTTTATACTATCAACAACACCAGACATTAATAATGTTTCAATTTATGCTAAATCCAAAACTTTAACAGGCAATCAGAGAGGACTGATATGGAAATTTGGAACTTCGGAAAACCCAAATGCAAGTGTGAATGATGCGGTGCAATTTTCTGGTATGAAGAAAGAACTTCAGGTAGAGCGAAAAGCATGCCATCTTTTGGACTATGCTGCCAACATGGCAAGGTTGAGTTGCCACCATTAAGAGAGCCACCGACTTACCTAGTGAAATTGCTAAGGAAAGACAACGGAAAGACGTCAAAAAACTGCTTGCAAAATATCAGATTGTACAACTCCATGTTCGCTTTCACAACAATGGGAGGAAAAGTAGACAAAGAAATAAACAATGGCAGTGGGCCATATGTTTTTAGAATGAATGGGCAGAACTACCACAGAATAGGTACTCTATTGCCTGAAGGTGAAGATAAACCACGTTGGGCACAACTGTACATCTATGATAATGAAAATGAGGTAAGAAACAGGATTAATGCTTCGACAAGGGAAGATAAAAGGGAGTCAATAGATCCTCACATCGTAGAGGGCCTTAAAAATATGCTTGATAGAGATAACATACTTGCAAAAACTTTCAGAATGGCAAGGGACAGATTCGAAGAAGGTGACTATCAAAACGTGAGATTAAAAGTAATCAATAAGCGACGCTCAGATGGAAGACGAAGTGACATGCCATCTGCAAGTGAAGTTGCAGCCTTGATTGTCAATGATGCCACGGAAAGTAGAAAAGGACGGGATATCATTGTTGAGTACAAAAACATGAAGCCAAGAAGAATATCAGAGAACCATCCAAAATTCATGGCTATGCAGTATCCACTATTGTTCCCATATGGAGAAGATGGGTACAGACAAAATATACCTTACATATTAAAACAAGGTGCAAAATGTAAGAGAAAGCATGTAACAATGTTGGAATACTATGCATATCGTCTACAACAACGTACTAACCAATCGATGCACTTGCTGGTGTGTGAAAAGCTTACATTGCAGTTCATTGTGGATGCCCTTGCATGCATTTTGCAGTAGACTGGACTGGGTAAAAAATAATCAAGGAAACCTACGAACGGAATTATATGCTGGCTTACAGGATGCAATAGAAAGAGGAGATACAAGGGCTGACCAAGTAGGAAAAAGGATACTGCTGCCATCCACAGTCACAGATAGCCCTAGAAGCACAAAACTTCCAAGATGCTATGGCAATATGTCGGTGGGCTGGATACCCAGACCTATTTGTGACATTCACGTGCAACGCAGCATGGCCGGAGATTGAGGCTATGCTACACAAAGTAGCCCAAACAGCATACGAAAGGCCTGATATTGTTGATCGAGTATTCCACATAAAACTCAAGGAGTTCATGAGAGATATAAGAGAAAGGGAATACTTCGGAAAAACACTCACAAGTAATATATCATACTGACTTTATCAAACATCTTATTTAATTGCCTGAACTAACTGTTATTTTATAAAATTGCAGTTATATACACAATAGAGTTTCAAAAAAGGGGCCTCCCACATGCCCACATAGTCATATTCCTcgacaaaaaggaaaagaaacacaAGTATCCAGAGCCATCAGAGGTAGATAGAGTAACTTGCGCAGAGATACCAGACAAGGAAATTGACCCAGAAGGATATGCAGCTGTGGAAAACTACATGATGCACGGGCCATGTGGTGCAGCAAACACAAAGTCACCATGCATGGTCGACAACAGATGCATAAGAAAGTTCCCCAAAAAATACAACAACAATACCACTGTCGATGAAGATGGATACCCAGTATATAGAAGACGAGACGATGGAAGATTCATACAGAAAGGGGGAATAAAGTTGGATAACAGATACGTAGTCCCATACAACAGAAATCTGCTGGTGAAATATCAAGCACATATAAATGTCGAGGTGTGCAACAGATCTTTATCCATAAAATACCTTTTTAAATACATAAATAAAGGTGATGACCAAGCAACAGCACTAATAGAAAACGATGAGATAAAAAGGTACCTAGAATGCACATATATAACAGGGAATGATGCGTGTTGGAGAACATTCCAATTCAAAATGCACTTCAGAGATCCCTGCGTCGAAAGGTTGCCTTTCCACCTGGAAAATGAGCAACAAGTAATTTTCTCAGATTCTACAGATTTAACCAAGATAGTCAGGAAAGAAAGAGTAGGAATCACTAAATTTACACAGTGGATGGAGACAAACAAGATGTGTGAAGAAGCCAGAGAATTAACATATGCAGAATTCCCATCAAAATGGGTGTGGAAAAAGAAAGAGACAAAGTGGAGCAAAAGGAAGAAAGGAAGATCGGTTGGaagtgttagagttataatataagtcatgtatacccctttgtatttatccctagtataaggggtttcctgcatatgtaccacacctgtacatgtatatatatcggcctatggcctcatgggaatacaagttgcttattcctaacatggtattagagctttaGGTCTCTTTTTCGCACGCGCAACTCGTGCTACGATCCCATCCCCTCCGCCGCCGCGGTTTATCTTCGCCTTGGCGTCGCTGCTGTGCCCCTCCAGCCGCCGTCGTCCGTCCCTCCCGTGGTCGTCCGCTCCTCCCGTGGTCGTCCGCCCCTCCCGGAGCCTCCTGCCCGGACTCGTACGCCCCTCACGCCAGGCGCCGTCGTCTGCCCCTCCCGCCAGGACTCGCCAGGCGCCGTCGTCCGCCCCTCCCGCCCGGACTCGTGCGCCCCTCACGCCAGGCGCCGTCGTCCTCCCCTCCCGCCTGGATTCTTTTGACGGCAGAGGCGCTCGTGCAGCAGGGCCTCTGGCCGCCGTTCGCTCGTGGTCCTCTGGCCAGGTCCCTCTCCTCCCGATCGTCTACTGCTGTCGTCTAAGGTCTGCTGCGCCGGATCTCGCTCCCAGCCGTCGTCCTCGTCCGGCCTCTGCTATTTTCGGatctttgcaaaaaaaaaaaacatgtcTGCTTCATCAGGCTACGTtgctgtccctcgctgtccggtgatcttcgatggtaccaactacaccgagttcgctggcttcatgcgcattcacatgcgtggcattcGTCTCTGGgatgttctttctggcgaggtctgctgtccgccacgtccggtccctccggtggcccctactccgccgactTCACTGGTTCTTCCTCCGGACGCTactcaggccgccaaggatgcggctaagattgctgatgaggctgctgatcgtgcctatgatgagagggctttggcttatgaggaggctcttcagacgtatcatggtgctttgtctgtttacacccagtggcttgatgatgatgctcgtgctgcagctgttctcactgctagtgttctgcctcagtttgcttctgagtttctgggtcttcctactgtcttccagatgtggacctgtcttcgtcagcgctatgagccctctggtgatgccttatacctttctgtggttcgtcaggagcatgctcttcagcaggatgactctactgttgatgacttttatgcacagagttctgctatctggcgccagcttgattctctccgcagtgctggttgtcgtacttgcccctgc
Coding sequences within:
- the LOC123079729 gene encoding uncharacterized protein; the protein is MQEHNMKRKGGPHSKECEKPAKVVKTNQICTPTRQSAKIARLERVMKLQENKNRRSSIIHGGLPDSANIHKGQPLLHVKASNSREKAKEARRHRKRIMQAKKLAQISTKEGEMIGQAGNTMR